In Prinia subflava isolate CZ2003 ecotype Zambia chromosome 29, Cam_Psub_1.2, whole genome shotgun sequence, the DNA window CTGACGGAATCCTGGAGGGTGGGAAGGCATCAATCATTCCCAGGGGACAAACATCCCGGGATTAACTGGGACTGGGACAATCCCAcacctgcctgcacagccaggggGTTCCACCGGCCCCAGGGAAGCAGAATTCCTGTTTGTGCCCAGTGGGAAGGGAAAACATCCTTTAAATCCATCAGATCCATCGGGATTATCCCGGGGCTGGTGCTGACACAACGCTCGGGGCCAAATCATTTCTttaagggattaaaaaaaacctccccaaaaaaaTGGAAGCGGGAgggaggaggctgctgtggaTAATGGAAGTGCTGAGCAACATTTGCATGGCCCGGGCCACATTCCTGGCAGAAATCCCGGGATGGGAGCCAAGGAAACTGCGGAGTTTGCAGAGCGGTGGGAACGGGAGTGGGGCAAGGAGAGgggtgggaagggcagggacacccctggggctgcgggagagagggaaaggccTCGGGAATGGGGATGGATCCTTTGGGATATGGGAATGTTCtcccaggagagagggaaagaccttgggaatggggatggaTCCTTTGGGATATGGGAATGTTCTCAGGAATGAGGATGGATCCTTTGGGATGGGGAAATGTTCTCTTGGGAGACCAGGAAAACTCTCGGGATGAGGATGGATCCTTTGGGATGTGGGGATGCTCTCAGGAAAGAAGATGGATCCTTTGGGATATGGGAATGATCTCccaggaggagagagggaaaggctTTGGGAATAAGGGTGGATCCTTTGGGATGTGGGGATGCTCTCCCAGGAGGGAGACTCTGGAGTGAGGACAGGGAGGGGTGGAAATCAAGGAAAGGGGGCAGAAATCAAGGAAAGGGGGCAGAAATCAAGGAAAAAGGGGGCAGAAATCAAGGAAAAAGGGGGCAGAAATCAAGGAAAAAGGgtggaaatgaaggaaaagaggTGGAAATCAAGGAAGGGACCCAGATCCcggccctgcctcccgccgGAATTCCCCCTGAGGAGCCAGGAATGTTTTCCACCTGGAGCCCAAACATTCCCTCCGTGCTGGGGTTTTCACAACCCAAACATTCCGTTTGaaattccctttatttttccctttggatCCCTCCCTGGGGGTCCTCTCTGCTCCGGGGAGAGCCGAATTCCCGGGATGATCCCGGGGGAGTTGGGCTCTCCCTCTGCTCCGGGAGCTGCCAGGGACAGCAAGGACGGAGGGAGGCTCCCGGGATTTTCCCACTGGATGCCGGGGAGGATCCTCCCGGTTCTGTTCCCACCGGgggctctgcccagagctgatcCCAGGATTTCCAAGAGGCACCAGCCACGCATGGCGTCCCCGGGAATTCTCATCCAGAGATTTTTGGGACAGCCAGATTGGAAAAAATGAGAGGTGGGGAAAATTAGAAACCAGGGGTTCCCAGAATGGGATCCCTTCTCCAGGACAGGATCCCTTCTCCAGGACAGGATCCCATCCCCTCAACAGGATCCCATTCCCTGAACTGGAGCCCATTCCCAGGACAGGATCCCATTCCCAGGGCTGGATCCCATTCCCAAGGCAGAATCCATTTACCAGGAGAGGATCCCTTTCCCAGCACAGGATCCCATTCCCAGAACTGGATCCCATTCCCAGGACAGAATCCATTTACCAGGAGGGGATCCCTTTCCCAGGGAGGGCAGAACCCCCAGgggacatttccagggacaccttcccctcccccagacCCCTCCTGGGACccttccagggctggagcagccccgaATTCCCAATCCCAACCCCTGGATTCCCGCGGGATCCGGGCCGGGTTCGTTCAACCCTGAGAAAAACCCAATATTTGAACTTTCTGCTCAAATATCGCTGCTCTTTCAGGGCCAAGGAGCGCGAACACAAACACCTCACCTGTCCCTCCCcacctctcccctctcctctctccctgtttGTCTTGGACGGCTCCAGGAGGGAAAAGTTTTCCGGCcactccttccctctcctccgGTTGGTTCTGCCACACTCGGCCgcaaagggaataaaaatatttgtgtttggcCAGGGGATTAATTCCTGTTcacagctctggggagcagCGAGAGTTTTCCGCCGGGCTCTGCAGGTGTGAGGCTGCTCTGGAGCGGGGCCAGGAACGCTGAGCTCAAATTCTGCGTTTTTCTCGGTCTCTGACCCCAAATCCTTGATTTTAGCCTGGTCTGTGATGCAAAATCCCTGATTTTAGCCCCATCTCTGACCCCAAATCCCTGATTTTGGCCCCATCTCTGACCCAGTTCTGCCATTTCATCTGCcacaaacacacagagttctTCAACGGAGCATCAGGAACTTTTTTGCAGTTCTTaatctgctttttgtttggtttttttgccttggccaaataaaatgaaagggttttttaagtgttttcttccctgtttcccaaTGCAGGATCCAGGTGGGAAATGCTGCTCCAGTCATGTCACTGGAGCTCGAGGAAATAAAAAGATCCTGATGGAATTCCAGCCCTAAATATCGAAAATTTGGGGCTTTTCAGTCCCAAAATTCAGCCTCACTCACCTCCtgcttcctttccctctcagccACCTCAATAATCCCATTTTTGGCTGGCAAGAGGAAAACCGGGATTTCCTCCTGGTTTCTTTCCCGCCTGCTCCGAGGTTCTCCCAACAAATCCCAATTTTCATCGCCTGCAGGAAGCTGAACCCTCCAGAAACTCCCGGGATCCATCAAACCCAGCCATCACCTTGATTCCTGTcgttatttttattttatttgcttttggcCGGGCCCTGGAGAGGTTTGGAGCAGGTGACAAGAGGAAGGTGCAGATTGATGCCcccggggctgctctgcccGGGAGAAACGCTGGATAAATATTGGATAAATGGTGGATAAATATTGGATAAATGGTGGATAAATAGTGGATAAATAGGGAATAATCCCCCTTTTCAGCAGCTCCAAAGGGGCTGAGGTGCCACGGACAGCCAGGAGAAAACTCCAGCAAAAAAccttggagggagagggaaaatatTGGAATTTCCTAAAGGATTTGTTGGGAGTGGGAGtgggaaaaagtgaaaaatgaaattccTCTACCAaagcctgggagctgcaggcccCGGGCGAGGCCGTCCCgagcccgggctgggggcagctcctgcaggagcctccaggaattcccagattcctgctccaggatcccattcccagcactgGATCCCTCTCCTGGGACTGGATCCCTTTCCCTGAACTGGATCCCATTCCCAGGACTGGATCCCATTCCCGGGACTGGATCCCATTCCCAGGACTGGATCCCCTTCCCAGGGAGCGCCTGGACAGACCAAAAAGCCCAAATTTGGGCAAatccaccccaaaaatcccagagGAGGGGAGGAATTCCTGCTGCACCTGTGCCAGCCTTAGGAATATccataaataaaatccataaatCCATATCCAGACATCCCTGGGAAAAGCCAGGGATTTTCCATTTGGAGCTGAAATGTGGATAATTAATCATTTCAATATTTTGgtgaaaattcccttttttttccccctctagaTCCCACCTTGGGGTCTCCTTTGCCTCAGGGAGAGCTGAATCCCTCTGATCCTGATGCTGCTCACCctgaattccagggaattccagggaattcaaTTCCAGGGAATTAttccctgctcagcaccagcagcaggcagaaactGCTCcaataaattgtattttttttttaatattattgtattttaatttttcctcatttttatttccttttatctgGATAAATTTAATGGGTTTTTCCTTCAAATCCAAATTTAAGAGAAACCTCACAAAGCGCAGCCCCCTCCCCTCGCTCTTATTCCAGGGGAGGAAAATCTCCAAAATTccttgggaatttgggaatttttgctGCCGCGGTTCCCGGGTTTGGTTGGGAATTCCCGGCCAGGAAAGATCCAAAACTCTGCAGCGGCTCCTAGAGGAGCCTGAGCCCCGGAGGAGCCGCCAGGCTGGAAAACCCCGCCCAAAATGGAATTTTCTCCTcccaaaaaggatttttctcctcccaggacggatttttcttatttttcttctcccaagAGAAATTTCGTCCTCCCAGaatggattttccttttccagattTTCCTTGTCCCAGAATTTTCCCCCTCCCAGGATGGATTTTCTCcctttaaaacagattttccttctccctgaatGGATTTTCCCCCTCCCAAAATGGATTTTCCTCCTCTCAAACTGGATTTTCCCCCTCCCAGGATGGATTTTCCTCCTCCCAGGATGGATTTTCTCCCCttaaaacagattttccttctccctgaatGGATTTTCCTCCTCTCAAACTGGATTTTCCCCCTCCCAGGATGAATTTTCCTCCTGAAGGGCCCAGGCATCGCTGAAGGCCCCGTTCCCTCAGGGATGCACCAGCCCCTCCCTCATTCCCAAGGAAAAACAACCACAAACtccaaaaaagccaaaaaccaaaaaaatccagatctttttatttcctggagCTCCAGTGACACAACCAGAGCTGCATTTCCCACCCGGATCCTGCAttgggaaacagggaagaaaacacttaaaaataacaataataatttcatttttgccgaggcaaaaaatccaaataataCAAAAGGGATTAAGAACTGGGAAAGTTCCTCATCCTCCCTTGAAGAGCTCTGTGCGTTTGTGGCGGccaaagcagcagaagtggGGCAGAAACGGGGCCAAAATCCGGAATTTCAGCTCAGAACTGCAGCACAAATTCCAAAGGCAAACCcgggaggggtttggggagggaatttccctgcagatgcagcagcagcagctgggaaaatgcaaatattcctgctgcaggtgaaAATTGGGATTATGAGAACTGGGCTGGTTTTGTGGGATACCCAGGGTGATCCAAGTggattttcctcctctcagAATGGATTTTCCTTTACCCAGAATGGATTTCCCTcagaataattttccttttcccataaaGGATTTCCCTTCTCTTAaaattgattttccttttcccataaaGGATTTCCCTCCTCTTAaaattgattttccttttcccataaaGGATttctctcctcccaggagggaTTTTCCTCCTCCTAGGATTTGCCCACTCCCAGCCTGAGGAGGAGCCAATTCCCGACAGATCCCGGCtggtttttatttcaattttgttCCCATTCCTCGGGAGGTTCCCAGGGAtctccccctctcccagcaTCCCTATCCAGGATTTTTGTGTGTCCCTACTCCCAGGTTACTccgaggaggagctgaggtGCAACCAAGGCAGAAATACCCCAGGAGCACccggaggaagaggaggaagaggaggaagaggaggaagaggaggaagaggaggaattcCAGAGGCTGCACCCAAAGCTGGAATCACCCACATTATCCCACATTTTCTCCCTTCAGCATCacattcccaaaattccacctcCACGGGAATTTTCCGGGCAGTTCCGGCTCTGGGAGGGACTCTCCAGGTTCTCAAGGAAAaaattcccagctctgggagctccAATCCCACCAAATCCGGGAGGATCCAGCGGGATTTTCCCACTTTAAGGCACAGGGATTCGCTcacaaagacacaaaaaaaggcagcaaaaagcTCATTTCACACTGGGATCCTCCCCACAAGGCACACGGGGCATTCCAGAGGGAATCCTGGATTTTCCTGCTCCAAAAACTGCGGGAAAAGGATGGAACGTGCTCAGTGTCACCCCAAAAATCACCCCTGGCTGagggggcagctccagggccacattccagccccagggatcccaaaaatcccccctTGGCTGCTGATCTTCCAAGGAAGCAGGAAAACCATGGAATTCATTGGGAAGGATGGAATTTATCCCTGGATTCAAACAGGAATTCCTGGAACTGGAATTTGCACATCCAGGCTCCCAAAAATCCCTCCTGATGTCcccaaggagcagctggaggacGGGAATTGCTTTGGGaaagctggagcaggacaggcagggagcctcccacccttcccactcagcattccaggcaggaaaacCAAACCCAGGGAATGAGGAGCTCCTCCAGGTTGGGTTTTCCCTCTCCAGGTGGGATTTTTGTCCCTCCAGGTTggatttttccctctccaggtgggatttttcccctccaggttgggtttttcccctctccaggtgggatttttcccctccaggtgggatttttccctctccaggttgggttttcccctctccaggttGGGTTTTTCCCCTCCAGGTGGGATTTTTGTCCCTCCAGgttgggtttttcccctctccaggttGGATTTTTGTCTCTCCTGGACAGGGATGAGCAGCAGTCTCTTGccaagcccagcctgggaggTGCCTTTGGATCTGCACCGGGATTTTCCCCAGGATTTGGGGCTCCTTTGGAGCTGCCAGGATCTCTGtaaacagcagctccaggacctCCCTTTCccgggagcagagcagctccaggcacccCTGGGATCCCAGGAGAGGTCCTGGGATGGGATCAGATCCCTGGCATGGGATCAGATCCCTGGGATGGGATCAGATCCCTGGCATGGGATCAGATCCCTGGCATGGGATcagatccatgggatgggatcagaTCCCTGGCATGGGATCAGATCCCTGGCATGGGATcagatccatgggatgggatcagaTCCCTGGGATGGGATCACATCCCTGGCATGGGATCAGATCCCTGGCATGGGATCAGCCCTCCAGGGAGGAAAAAGTGGGAATGAACTCCGGGAGGGTGaaggctgctctgctgtcacacCCCATTAAAATGTACCTTTAATGAGTttaaattgcaaaataaaattggTTAAAAATCTACACCTTcaagagtggaaaaaaacaggattgagttttccctcctctcccccacaAAGGGATTTTGGGATCGTTTTCCCAAAGTGTTGTCCCCACTCCGTGTCCCCTCAAGGGGCTCCCACGTACCTTGACACCCAGAGGAGAACCCTTTAATTGCCCCCTGGGTAATTAAAGCCAATCTGGCCATAAAATCAATGATTTTGGGTCTTCCTTACACAGGAGGCAAGACCTGAGCCCTTTTTTAAACAGCTTTGCACCCAGCtgtaaaagcatttaaaaaccCACTCGACTGCCtacatagaaaaataaaggataaaCATTATCCagctattttatatttatataaaaattaacttctgtgccaggacatttttgtttctttgctgcaaaaataaaataataaaaattgaaaaaaaatcccaaaaagcAGCTTAGGTTGGATCACCTAAACCTTCAACAAGGAGTGAACTCCAGCTTGCATCTTATTTCCCAGAAAAGGAGCAGTTTGCAAGTTCACTGCTGCAAAATAAagttattaaatatatatatatattaatataaaagtCTGTATAAACTCTTCTTTTCGTTGGTGTTGTttaaggaagggaagggggcaCTGAGTGACCGGGAATTCCATGGGGACACTCAGTGACAGGAATCCCTGGGGACACTCAGTGACAGCAATCCCAGGGCTCAGAGTGACCAGGAATCCCTGGGCTCAGAGTGACCCTGGGGACACTCAGTGACAGCAATCCCTGGGGACACGCAGTGACAGCAATCCCCTGGGGACACTCAGTGACCGGGAATCCCTTGGGGACACACAGTGACAGCAATCCCTGAGGGACACACAGTGACAGCAATCCCTGGGGATACTCAGTGACCAGAAATCCCAGGGCTCAGAGTGACCCTGGGGACATGCAGTGACAGCAATCCCTGGGGACACTCAATGACCAGAAATCTTGGGGATAGTCACTGACAGGAATCCCAGGGCTCAGAGTGACCCTGGGGACACTCGGTGACAGCAATCCCAGGGGACACTCAGTGACAGCAATCCCAGGGCTCAGAGTGACCAGAAATCTTGGGGACACGCAGTGACAGCAATCCCTGGGGACACTCAGTGACCATGAATCCCTTAAGGACACTGAGTGACAGCAGTCCCAGGGGACACTCGGTGACAGCagtccctggggacagcagtgaccaTGAATCCCTTAAGGACACGCAGTGACAGCaatccctggggacagcagtgacagcagtcCCAGGGCTCAGAATGACCAGGAATCCCTTGGGGACACTCAGTGACAGCAATCCCAGGACACACTCAGTGACAGCAGTCCCAGGACACACGCAGTGACAGCagtccctggggacagcagtgaccaTGAATCCCTTAAGGACACTGAGTGACAGCAGTCCCAGGGGACACTCggtgacagcagccccaggggacagcagtgccaagCACTGGCATCCCCGGGCAGGGCCGTGCCGAGCTGTGACTCCCCACAGTCCccgtgctgcagggaggggacacagggacagccccgtcCCTCCCCTCACGAGGGCGGCTTCACCTCCAGCGTGTGCCTGGTGAGGAAATACTTGAAGAACTCATACACGGACCAGGCGATGGCCGTGGAGGGCATCTGGTAAATGACCCGGGCCTGGACGCCCTTGAAGAAGCCGGGCAGGCCCCCGAGCCGGTACACGGTGCTGAAGGCGTTGGCCATGCCCGACAGGTGCCCCCGCACGTTGAGGGAGCTCAGGGCCGTGTTCTCCTGCGTGTTGAGCAGCGTCTTGCACACGTCCAGCGGCgtggtggcggcggcggccacGGCCCCGGCCACGGCGCCGGCCACGATGTGCGAGCCGGGGTTGTAGCGGCGGTGGGGGTTGaggtgctcctgcaggagctcgTAGGTGACAAAGTGGATGGCCTGGAAGGGCACGTTCATGGTGAGCTGCGTGGTGTAGCTGCGGTAGAAGGCGGCCAAGCCCTCGGTCCTGTGCACCGTCCGCACGCAGCCCAGCACCGACGCGTACGGCGAGTTGAACATCTGCAGGCGCTGCTTCAccactgtggggacagggacacggctCAGGGAGGGGTGGGACAGCACCAGAGTGACCCGAGTGACCCCAGagtgaccccacagcccccagagtGACCCCAGGTACAGGGACACGGCTCAGGGAGGGGTGGGACAGCACCAGGGTGACCCCAGAGTGACCCCAGGACAGgcgtggggacagggacactgctcAGGGCAGGACCTGgtggggtggcacagcccccagagtgaccccacagcccccagagtgaccccacagcccccagagtgaccccacagcccccagagtGACCCCAGGACAGgcgtggggacagggacactgctcAGGGCGGGGACTGGCGGGgtgggacagccccagcagcccggGTTACCTTCAGCAGGGTTCATGACAGCGTCGTGCAGCAGCGTGGCCACGCTCCCGGCGATGCCTGCGGGGACAGAGCGGCCTTGGGGAAACAAAcccggggcaggggcagggaatgCCCTGGCACGGCCACCCAGGGGATCCGGCCGGGGATCCAGCCAGGGGGATCCAGCCAGGGGATCCCAGCCAGGGGGATCCCAGCCAGGGGGGGATCCAGCCAGGGGGGGATCCCATCTGTGGGGAATCCATCCATGGGGGATCCCATGCATAGGGGAATCCATCCATGGGGGATCCCATGCATAGGGGAATCCATCCATGGGGGATCCCATGCATAGGGGAATCCATCCATGGGGGATCCCATGCATAGAGGAATCCATCCATGGGGATCACATCCCTGGGGGAATCCATCCATGAGGGGCTCCATCCATGGGAATCCATCCCTGGGGGATCCATCCAGGTGGATCCCATCCATGCTGAGGGATCACCCAGGGCCCCAGCAGCAATTCCCAGTGCAAGGAtcccttctcccagccctgggagaagcCCGGATCCACCCCAGCCCCcacctctgcccttcccaaCAGCAATTCCCAAACTCCTGCCCGCCCCAGACACCCGCGGCGCCGGAGCCGGCCGTGAGCAATGCTCACCCTGCCCTCATTAGGGATGAGGGCCTAATTAGGGATTCTCATTGCTTTACTcagcctggctcccagcccTCAGTGCCCAAATCCACCAGCCCTGACCCAGCCGGGCTCTGCAGCCACTCCTTCCCCTCTGAAGTCgctcctgcctccagcccctcctgcccaggtGAATTTTGGTCATTTCTCACCCAGCCACAGccccggccctgctgctgccacctcggggctgtggctgctccaaaGGCAGGCACGGGATGTGATCCCAGCACAGGCGGCCAGGAGAAGGGATCTGAGTCCCTTCGGTGGCAGATTCCtaccagcacatcccagcaaaACCATGGGAAGCTCCAGCACAAACTCTTTGGCAAAGCTGCTcaatcccagggtttatcctgggattaaaaatcaaatattccTGCAAAAAATTAAATCTCCAGCACAAACTCTTTGGTAGAGCCCTGGCTGCTCAATCCCAGGGATTCTGCTGGGATTAAAAGTGAAATATTCCTGCTAAAAATCAAATCTCCAGCACAAACCCTTTGGtacagccctggctgctcagggATTGTGCTGCTATTTCAGGgtttaaaagtgaaatattcCTGCTAAAAATTAAAGCACACAGAGGATGGAGCGCACTCCACACTCCCAGGGACACCTGAATTCAAACCTCCAGAGGCTGAGGCGATGCCCTCAACATAAAATCCCACCTTTAGGTGACACCTTCAAAGGTGGGACCTGATCCTGAAGATCTTTCCCAAATTTAAGGCCTCCACAGTAATACAggaacagcacagctgcacCTGAACACCTTTTGCCCACTAAATTGATTTAAAATTCCAGATTTTAATCTCTGGAACAATGAGATTAAATAAGAATTCAGAGCGGGAGGTGCACCAGGCTGAGTGAGAACCACGCAAGGGACAGGTCAATAACCATAAATAGTTTgatttttagggggaaaaaccccaaaataccaTTGGCCAAGTGGCTGTTTCCTCCCGACTGGAAAATGTCACTGAGagactttttcattttctcgTAGCAGGCGAAGTAGAGGGCGTGGGCAGGGCCAGCGCCCAGCACGGTGACGTTGATCCCGCGCAGAGGCCTCCAGAGCCCCTCGGTCAGCACCATCCTCCGGAGCGCCTCGTACACGCCCCGGTAGCGCGCCTTGGGGTCCggctgcaggctctgcatcCGTGTCTGCAACAGAGAGCACGAGGGACAGGCCTGGTCACCCAGCTGGGGGGAGAAATACGGTAAAACCGGGATGAGACGGCCAAGGAGTGACCAAAACCTGCGTGAAACAGGACTGACAGcccagggaaaaacaaaaacctgggTGAAACAGGACTGACAGCCTGAGGAATGACCAAAACCTGGGTGAAACAGGACTGACAGCTCAGGGAGTGACCAAAACCTGGGTGAAACAGGACTGACAGCTCAGGGAGTGACCAAAACCTGGGTGAAACAGGACTGACAGCTCAAGGAGTGACCAAAACCTGGGTGAAACAGGACTGACAGcccagggaaaaacaaaaacctgggTGAAACAGGACTGACAGCCCAGGAAATAACCAAAACCTGGGTGAAACAGGACTGACAGCTCAAGGAGTGACCAAAACCTGGGTGAAACAGGACTGACAGcccagggaaaaacaaaaacctgggTGAAACAGGACTGACAGCCCAGGAAATAACCAAAACCTGCGTGAAACAGGACTGACAGCTCAAGGAGTGACCAAAACCTGGGTGAAACAGGACTGACAGC includes these proteins:
- the SLC25A37 gene encoding mitoferrin-1 encodes the protein MELSCAMGGSAAAPPGPGPPPATAGAGLREGEEYESLPSGATLGTHMVAGAVAGIMEHTVMYPVDSVKTRMQSLQPDPKARYRGVYEALRRMVLTEGLWRPLRGINVTVLGAGPAHALYFACYEKMKKSLSDIFQSGGNSHLANGIAGSVATLLHDAVMNPAEVVKQRLQMFNSPYASVLGCVRTVHRTEGLAAFYRSYTTQLTMNVPFQAIHFVTYELLQEHLNPHRRYNPGSHIVAGAVAGAVAAAATTPLDVCKTLLNTQENTALSSLNVRGHLSGMANAFSTVYRLGGLPGFFKGVQARVIYQMPSTAIAWSVYEFFKYFLTRHTLEVKPPS